tttatttccgtagaggtgtttatagtattctctgatggtagtttgtatttttgtggggtcggtggtgatatcccctttatcattttttattgggtctatttgattcttctctcttttcttctttattagtcttactagcggtcagtcaattttgttgatcttttcaaaaaaccaactcctggattcattgattttttggagggttttttgtgtctctctctcctttagttctgctctgatcttagttatttcttgccttctgctagcttttgaatgcgtttgctcttgcttctctagttcttttaattgtgatgttagagtgtcaattttagatctttccagctttctcttgtgggcatttagtgctataaatttccctctacacactgctttaaatgtgtcccagagattctggtatgttgtatctttgttctcattggtttcaaagaacatctttatttctgccttcatttcgttatgtacccagtagtcattcagaagcaggttgttcagtttccatgtagttgagtggttttgattgagttccttagtcctgagttctagtttgattgcactgtggtctgagagatagtttgttataacttctcttcttttacatttgctgaggagtgctttacttccaattatatggtcaattttggaataagtgtgatgtggtgctgagaagaatgtatattctgttgatttggggtggagagttctgtagatgtgtattaggtctgcttgctgcagagatgagttcaattcctggatatccttgttaactttctgtctcgttgatctgtctaatattgacagtggggtgttgaagtctcccattattattgtatgggagtctaagtctctttgtaagtctctaaggacttgctttatgaatctcggtgctcctatattgggtgcatatatatttaggatagttagctcttcttgttgaattgatccttttaccattatgtaatggccttccttgtctcttttcatctttgatggtttaaagtctgctttatcagagactagtattgcaatccctgcttttttttgttctccatttgcttggtaaatcttcctccatccctttattttgagcctatgtatgtctctgcgtgtgagatgggtctcctgaatacagcagactgatgggtcttgactctttatccagtttgccagtctgtgtcttttaattggaccatttagtccatttacatttaaggttaatattgttatgtgtgaacttgatcctgccattatgatattaactggttattttgctcgttagttgatgcagtttcttcctagcctaaatggtctttacattttggcatgtttttgcaatggctggtaccggttgttcctttccatgtttagtgcttccttcagggtctcttgtaaagcaggcctagtggtgacaaaatctcaagcatttgcttatctgtaaaggattttatttctccttcacttgtgaaacttagtttggctggatatcaaattctgggctgaaaattcttttctttaagaatgtcaaatattggcccccactctcttctggcttgtaatgtttctgccgagagatctgctgttagtctgatgggcttccctttgtgggtaacccgacctttctctctggctgcccttaagattttttccttcatttcaacttcggtgaatctggcaattatgtgtcttggagttgctcttctcgaggagtatctttgtggcgttctctgtatttcctggatttgaatgttggcctgccctactaggttggggaagttctcctggatgatatcctgaagagtgttttccaacttggttccattttccccctcactttcaggcaccccaatcagacgtagatttggtctttttacataatcccatacttcttgcaggctttgttcatttctttttcttcttttttcttttggtttctcttctcgcttcattttgttcatttgatcctcaatcgctgatactctttcttccagttgatcgagtcggttactgaagcttgtgcatttgtcacgtatttctcgtgtcatggttttcctctctttcatttcgtttatgaccttctctgcattaattactctagccatcaattcttccacttttttttcaagatttttagtgtctttgcgctgggtacataattcctcctttacctctgagaagtttgatggactgaagccttcttctctcatctcgtcaaagtcattctccgtcaagctttgatccgttgctgacaatgagctgcgctcctttgctgggggagatgtgctcttattttttgaatttccagcttttctgccctgctttttccccatctttgtggttttatctgcctctggtctttgatgatgatagtgacatactgatgggtttttggtgtaggtgtccttcctgtttgatagttttccttctaacagtcaggaccctcagctgtaggtctgttggagattgcttgaggtccactccagaccctgtttgcctgggtgtcagcagcagaggctgcagaagatagaatattgctgaacagcgagtgtacctgtctgattcttgctttggaagcttcctctcaggggtgtactccaccctgtgaggtgtggggtgtcagactgcccctagtgggggatgtctcccagttaggctactcaggggtcagggacccacttgagcaggcagtctgtcccttctcagatctcaacctccgtgttgggagatccactgctctcttcaaagctgtcagacagagtcatttgcgtctgcagaggtttctgctgcttttattgttatttactgtgccctgtccccagaggtggagtctacagagacaggcaggtttccttgagctgctgtgagctccacccagttcgagcttcccagtggctttgtttacctacttaagcctcagcaatggcgggcgcccctcccccagcctcgctgctgccttgccgtgagatctcagactgctgtgctagcaatgagggaggctccatgggcgtgggactctcccggccaggtgtgggatataatctcctggtgtgcctgtttgcttaaagcgcagtattggggtgggagttacccgattttccaggtgttgtgtgtctcagttcccctggctaggaaaacagattccctttccccttgcacttcccaggtgaggtgatgcctcgccctgcttcagctctcgctggtcaggctgcagcagctgaccagcacctaTTGTCCAgtactccctagtgagatgaacccagtacctcagttgaaaatgcagaaatcaccggtcttctgtgttgctcgcgctgggagttggagactggagctgttcctattggccatcttgctccgccccctcaaCATCAAGGTTTAAATTGTTGCTTTAACTTCCTTTTGGCTGGAAACTCCATATTCTGGTAGTTCACCAAAATGACCAACacaaggaaaagaggagagacaCCCAATGTATGTTTTCTAGaccttttagaaaacatggagtTGGCCACATGCATGGGAGTCTATAAAAAAAGTGATACTGTAGACATCAAGGGAATGGGTATGGTTCAAAAAGTAATGCCTCGCAAGTGTTACcatggcaaaaactggaagagtctATAATCTTACTTAGCATGCTGTTAGCATtgctgtaaaaaaaagaaaaaaaaaagtttaaggcaAGATTCTTGCCAAAAGAATTAATGCGCATATGGAGCACATTAAACACTCTAAGGCACAAGGTAGCCTCCTAAAATGCATGAAAGAAAGTGATCAGAAAAAGAAGggagccaaagagaaaggtaccTGAATTCAGCTGACAGCCAGACTGCTGCACCAAGAGAAGCACACTTTGTGAGAACCAATGGAGAGGAGCCAGAGCTACTGGAACCTATTCCCTATGAATTCACGACATAATAggtgcaaataataataataataaaagacccttggactgttaaaaaaaagaattgtttcgTTAATATCAGCCCACAGAAATTGCAGAGAAAGCCAGTAGTGATGCTGCAAAAACAAAATGTAAGGAAATTGACAtctaaaaaaagaatcaaattttGAAGACTACCAGAAGAGACAAGAGACGATGGTCTTGTATTGCCAGAAAAAGTCAAAAAGGACAATGTTTGATGCTACAATTGTTTTTACCAAGTGTAAGCATCTTCTAAAACAATGGATCAATGTTTCATTTTATCTACTTTTTTGCTGAGGAAGAGACTCTTCACAAGTTTTTACCAACAGAAATTTGTGATAAATTTGCtggtgggccgggcatggtggctcacacctgtaatcccagctctttgggaggctgaggcaggcagatcacctaaggtcaggagttcaagaccagcctggccaacatggcaaaaccctgtctctactaaaaatacaaaaaaattagccaggcgtggtggcgggtgcctgtaatcccagtttcttgccaggctgaggcatgagaatcgcttgaacccaggaggtggaggttgcagtgagccaagaccacgccattgcactccagcctgggcaacaagaacgaaactgcgtctcaaaaaaaaaattctggtgaAAATATCTTAGTGAAATTTTTCAACTGCAAAGACAATTGTAAACTACAAGAATTGttcccaaagaaacaaaatatgaatGGTAATTGTAATTTCTGTAATTTATTGTAAATTTCTTTGTGAAGTGTGATTTGTATAAATCTCTGTCAATGTATTTATATGTTCATGACTTTTCCTCTTTGCCTATTTGTTCCTTCATATTAAAGaagcttttcaaaattaaaattagcaaAGAGATGTTCTTTGGTCACCTAGAAGCTGACAGAGTGACAAATCTATACGTCTACTGCATATGTACACGTAAAGAGGAGTGAATTCATTTCCTAagactgctgtaacaaactaTCACAAACTGTGGaacttaaaacagcagaaatttattgttttgtggctctggaggctagaagtaaGAAAGCAATGTGTTAGCAGCAGGGTCATGCTCTCTGACGGATCTGAAAAAGAATACGTTTTATACCTTTCCCTTGGCTTCAGGTGTGCTCCAGCAATCAATCTTTGGAGTTCATTCACTGATTTGCAACTGCTGAACTCCATAATCTCTGCTTTCAAGGTCACATGGCTTTCTCCCTATATGTCTCTGTCTTTACCTGGTCAGCATTACCCTGAGTGTCCATCTGTCTCTCTTcatacgctttttttttttttttttttttttttcttttttgagatggagtctgactctgtcgcccaggctagagtgcagtggcctcatctcagcccactgcaacctcgcctcctgggttcaagctattctcctgcctcagcctcccgtgtagctggaattacaggcatgagccaccacacccggctaatttttgtgtttttagtagagacgtgttggccaggctgttggccagcatgttggccaggctggtctcgaattcctgacctcaggtgatccgcccgcctcggcctcccaaagtgctggaattacaggcgtgagccaccgtgcccgacctgtatatatgtatgtacgtatatatgtatctatctatctatctatctggccACTAGGCATTTTGGATTAGGTGCCCACCTATACCCGTATGGCTTCATCTTAACAAATTACATCtacaatgaccctatttccacataaggtcacattctgagttaCTGCAGGTTAGGACTTAACACAGCTTTTTGGGGACGGGAAGAATCACGAGggaagacacaattcaacccataacaaggAATAATTTTGACAGTTATTGCCAATTTGCAGATGTTAAGGCTCAAAAACAAACTACAATATTACTGTTCATTAACACACAAATGTGTAGGTatgttttttccccttaaaaaaaCACACTGGTGTAATTAAAAACAATCCACTACTTTTCCCTTTAGCGCTGTAAATTTTTTAACTGGAATGATTacttcaacaaaagaaaaatttcactATCTGCGTTTCTTTTCCGGTCATCGTTATTATCCGTTTTACTATTACTACTGAAAATCACTGTTAAAAACGATGCGTACAGGTGTCAACAAGGCTAGCTGTTCACTGCTGGACCCCGTAGGGCCGTCAGCCCGCAGGGCTCCGACCCCTCCGGGTGCCTTTCTCCTCAGACGCTCTCTTTCCCAGGAGGCTCCGCGGCGGAGCGTCCCATCGCCCTAAAAGCCACTGGCTGacgcagccaaaaaaaaaaaaaccccgatGGCCCGCTTATCCCACACTAGGGGGCGCCTGCTTCTCCGGCCGCCACAGAGCGCTCTGGATGCCTGAAGCCCGCCCAGCTCGCCGCCTCTAGAAAAGCTCAACACCATTTCTCCGCCCTTCCCGAGATTGCCAACGAGGCAGGCTCTGATGCGCATGCGCAAACACGTTCGCCACGCTCGGAGCTAAGGCGCATGCGTCCCCTGAAATTGCCGCCACCCGGTCTACCTTCCAGTTTCCAGTTCCGGCCTCCAAGGGGCGGGCAGAAGCTGGAAACATGCGGCTGTCGGTCGCTGCAGCCATCTCCCATGGCCGCGTATTTCGCCGTCTGGGCCTCGGTCCCGAGTCCCGCATCCATCTGTTGCGGAACTTGCTCACAGGGCTGGTGCGGCACGAACGCATCGAGGCACCATGGGCGCGTGTGGACGAGATGAGGGGCTACGCGGAGAAGGTGAGGAGCGGGGCCCTCTTGTCCACTCTGCGGGTCTAGTCTGAGGGGGCGGGGCCGGCTGCAAGTGGAAAGGGACTGGGACCAACCTGGTAAACCATTCCCCAAGTCTGAGTCTTCTAGGACCCTCAGCTGAACCCGCCCCTCCATCGCCTCTAATGGAAGACTGGTTAGGGCTGCGGAGTTAAGAGATGGCGTAGATTGGAGATGGTTTGCTAGTGGAAAGAATGCATTGCGGTCCGGTATTAGAGAAATTAGATTGGCACCTTGTTTTCTTGCTCGGTTGGATCCGTGATGTTATGTCCTCACAGCTCATCGACTATGGGAAGCTGGGAGACACCAACGAACGAGCCATGCGCATGGCTGACTTCTGGCTCACAGTGAGTGCGTCCTATCGGCCTTCAGAATCCCACCCTTTACTCCCTAGGGGTAGGGGTTGGAAGAAGGAGAACTGTGCAGAATTAAGCTTGGGTACTCACTTATGGGCCAATGTTGTTAACTAAATTAGAAACTGTGTCTTAAGTTAGTTGAAGTCGATGTCAATATACCTCTGCACAACTGCCTATAAACGACTCCTTTGTGTAACATTGACTCTACCAGATTGGTGAGGGGCGGGGGAGGTCTTTCTATGTGTGGATGGACCTTATCTTTGGGAGTGGCCTAAAGTTAAATGCCTCTGCAGTTTTCCCTGACTCTTCTGTCTCTTGGATAATTCTCCCTCTAGGAGAAAGACTTGATCCCAAAGCTGTTTCAAGTTCTGGCCCCTCGATACAAAGATCAAAATGGGGGCTACACAAGAATGCTGCAGATCCCAAATCGGAGTTTGGATCGGGCCAAAATGGCAGTGATCGAGTATAAAGGGAActgcctcccacccctgcctctgcctcgcAGAGACAGCCACCTTACACTCCTAAACCAGCTGCTGCAGGGTTTGCGGCAGGACCTCAGCCAGAGCCAGGAAGCAAGCAACCACAGCTCCCACACAGCTCAAACACCAAGGATTTAACTGGATCTGAAGAGTCTGCAGCCCTTAATCAGTGCCCATGATCACAGGCCTTTGGAGCGCTTTTACTCTCTGAGAAGAACTGGAGCTAGAGATGTAAAATGGACAGTCTTAATGGGATTGAGAACCTTCTGGGAGCCAGATGACCCTCTCTTTGCACAATAGATAAAAGtctttatatgaatatatataagttcatttcttttttccctcctgtGGGATTTCTGGAGAATGAGAATTACCCAAATGCTCAGTCTACCTGGGATAGTAAATTCCTGGCTTATGCTTCTGGTCCTTAAATTTGGGTTATTTTTGGTTAGTGCAGTTCTGTTTTTCTTAATGCCAGTTTACATGGGAATGCATCCTGTAATTCCAAATGTTGCCAGAGGTGGTTTTGTTTTGACATCTGGTCTCCTAGAGACTGAGTGCTTGGGATTTCTTAGAGAAGATTACTTCCTGACAGGGGTAGGGGAGTGACAATCTGCAAGTGAAACTTCCTTAAACAATCTTGTATCCTACGAACCTTCAGGGGATACTGCAATCATTCCTCTGTTTTGAGGCAGGATCACACATTACCTTCATGTGTTCCCTTCAGCCCCCTAAATGGGCCTGGGAGGAGAGGACCCAAGAACTCAGATGTTCTACCAGTTTGGCCAAAGGGGTGGAGACATTCAGCAGAGGATGTTGGTCTCCAGGATAAGCTCCTTCCTCTTGGTGGGGGGAAGGGGTAAGAAAGAGGGTCTATGCCTGAGAAGGATTAGGATATTAAACCTCCTAGGAATTTCCTGGAAATTTTTATTGTTGTCAAATCTGGCCTCTCTGGGAACCCAGAAAAGGGAAATCCGGCTTCAGAATGTGAGAAGCTGGGAACCCCTTTCTTGGCACAGCCAGGCTGCCGTTCCCTTGGGTTCAGAGGCTTTAGTATGGTGGTAGTTATGGAAAGACGGAAAGGAGCCATCACTCTTGGTCCAAACACTTGATAGCAGTGCCTGATAATTGCCGTATCTCCAGTAGAGCAGGTAGAAGAGATTTTATCTTAGGCTCTATCTTCTGAGTGTATTTGGCCCACTGAACCCATCCACTGTCTGAGACAATAAGTAAGAGTAAAGGTAAAGGGATCACTGGTGTAGCAGACATGGCTTCAGTGACAGAACGAACTATTCTGGTGCTAATTTAGCTGCAGCTGCGTTAGTCTGATACTCATCTACTAACAGAgctctttatctctttttctctacTCTGGTTTGTTCTTCACACTAGCCAGAAAGCTCTTACATTTCAAATGAAATATAGTAGACACtcaaaacatttatgaaataaagCTACAACTCTGCTTCTGCTAAAAAATATACCCCTCTTCTGTCTTAGCGTGAACATCCACCCTAGCTAGATATCTAGGAGTCATGCCTGACTTCTAGAAAAACCACTTTCCTTAAAACCACATCTTTATTTTGAATAGATGGATTGTGGCTCAGCTCCTGTAGCTTTTCTTCTTAGACCCCAGAAATATATATCCCTGTGGGACTTCCAACAGTTCCCTACATGCTTTTTGAGCATCTGCTGGTTCCCAGCGTCAATTTAGGCAGAAGGGATACAATATCCACTGTTTGTCTAATAGAGACTAGAGATAAGAAACAACCTGTACCACCAATGAGCTCACAATAACACGCCACTGCCACTACCACAGTGGCCTCAAGGGACACTGCTTCCCCTTTAATGTTTTGGTCCAAATAAAAGTAGATGAATCCTAAAACATTTGCTAAAGGCTCAGGGATAACACAAGGAAAGTAACAGCATAAAGAATTTTactgccaggcctggtggctcattcctgtaatcccagcatttcgggaggccaaggcgggtggatcataaggtcaggagatcaacaccatcctggctgacatggtgaaacccgctctctactaaaaatacaaaaaaattagccgggca
This portion of the Macaca mulatta isolate MMU2019108-1 chromosome 14, T2T-MMU8v2.0, whole genome shotgun sequence genome encodes:
- the MRPL17 gene encoding large ribosomal subunit protein bL17m isoform X1 is translated as MRLSVAAAISHGRVFRRLGLGPESRIHLLRNLLTGLVRHERIEAPWARVDEMRGYAEKEKDLIPKLFQVLAPRYKDQNGGYTRMLQIPNRSLDRAKMAVIEYKGNCLPPLPLPRRDSHLTLLNQLLQGLRQDLSQSQEASNHSSHTAQTPRI
- the MRPL17 gene encoding large ribosomal subunit protein bL17m; this encodes MRLSVAAAISHGRVFRRLGLGPESRIHLLRNLLTGLVRHERIEAPWARVDEMRGYAEKLIDYGKLGDTNERAMRMADFWLTEKDLIPKLFQVLAPRYKDQNGGYTRMLQIPNRSLDRAKMAVIEYKGNCLPPLPLPRRDSHLTLLNQLLQGLRQDLSQSQEASNHSSHTAQTPRI